In Bradyrhizobium sp. CCBAU 051011, the following are encoded in one genomic region:
- a CDS encoding efflux RND transporter permease subunit: MKLAHFFIDHPRFATVINIFFVLIGLAMLTSLPVAQYPNIVPPTVQITTAYPGASGQTVARTVATPLEQAVNGVENMDYITSQSTGNGLLTITVIFKVGTDPNTALMLTRNRVQDTLSRLPQEVQLQGVQVKKTIPALLLGVHPYSPDGSRSAEYISNYFILHVKDEISRLPGVADLWNLGERQYAMRIWVDPDKAASSNISANEILSALRAQNAQVSAGVLNKPPVANPAAYEISVEALGRLTTPEQFGDVIVKSDAQGRVTRIRDIARVELGAADYGSKAYADRYDSSPFWVIAQPGANVVQVEKAVWDKMAELKKSFPAGLDYLNIYDPTTFVSQSIDEVVHTIFEAIVLVVIVVFVFLQNWRATIIPVLAIPISLIGTFTILAVFGVSINNLSLFGLVLAVGIVVDDAIVVVENVERNMQAGMSPREAAHQTMTDVSTALIAIALTLCAVFVPAAFISGIGGLFFKQFAITISASTVISCFVSLTLSPALCAVLLKPHPTGEHAKPRGLGRITRAVFGRFNHGFEWLSSAYGKLTARFVRVTAIIALVYVALIGLTGFQMSRMPTGFIPEQDIGYLVVVIQLPPGSSLARTDEVVRQVNDIALNIPGMEHTSPVTGFDVTTNTVAPNAGTIFVALPSLYGKNIPGVNAAAMLKILREKLAVLKDAYVIAVMPPPVQGLGSAGGFKLMLEDRGGLGAQALAKAANDLVAAANKDPTFAGVFTLYNAGSPSLFADIDRLKAEKVGLTPTDVFSTLQLYIGSQYVNDFNYLGRTFQVIAQAAGQFRGTPDDIARLKVRNTAGEMVPIGSVATFRNETAPYRVPRHNLYPAAEIMGAAGAGISSGTAMTRMEELAKQALPMGVAFEWTELSYQEKQQGTPTILVFAAAALFVFLVLAAQYESWKTPLSIVLILPMCLLTAAAGLQLRGMPIDILAQIGFVVLVGLAAKNAILIVEFARQEQARGESPEQAAVGAAKTRLRPILMTSFAFILGVLPLATATGAGAEMRQSLGTAVFFGMLGVTIFGLLFTPAFYVMIQRFRAKKADAVEEASVSQSA, from the coding sequence ATGAAGCTCGCGCATTTTTTCATCGATCATCCCCGCTTCGCGACGGTGATCAACATCTTCTTCGTGCTGATCGGTCTCGCGATGCTGACGTCGCTGCCAGTCGCGCAATATCCCAATATCGTTCCGCCGACAGTGCAGATCACGACGGCCTACCCTGGCGCTTCCGGCCAGACCGTGGCGCGCACGGTCGCCACCCCGCTCGAGCAGGCGGTGAACGGCGTCGAGAACATGGACTACATCACCAGCCAGTCAACCGGGAACGGCCTTCTGACCATTACGGTCATCTTCAAGGTCGGCACCGATCCCAACACGGCACTGATGCTGACCCGAAACCGGGTCCAGGACACGCTCTCACGCCTCCCGCAGGAGGTGCAGCTTCAGGGCGTGCAGGTCAAGAAAACCATCCCGGCGCTCCTGCTCGGCGTGCATCCTTACTCGCCCGACGGTTCTCGCAGCGCAGAATATATCTCGAACTACTTCATCCTCCACGTCAAAGACGAAATTTCCCGACTGCCGGGCGTTGCAGACCTGTGGAATCTCGGCGAACGGCAATATGCCATGCGGATCTGGGTCGATCCCGACAAGGCCGCCTCCTCCAATATCAGTGCAAATGAGATCCTGAGCGCATTGCGCGCCCAGAACGCCCAGGTCTCGGCAGGCGTCCTCAACAAGCCGCCGGTGGCGAATCCGGCGGCCTATGAGATCAGCGTCGAGGCGCTCGGCCGTCTGACTACGCCCGAACAGTTCGGCGACGTCATCGTCAAGTCAGACGCGCAAGGCCGGGTGACGCGGATCCGTGATATCGCGCGCGTCGAGCTTGGCGCCGCCGACTACGGCTCGAAAGCCTATGCCGACCGCTACGACTCGTCGCCGTTCTGGGTGATTGCTCAGCCAGGCGCAAACGTCGTCCAGGTCGAGAAAGCGGTGTGGGACAAGATGGCGGAACTGAAGAAAAGCTTCCCGGCCGGTCTCGACTACCTCAACATTTACGATCCGACGACCTTCGTCAGCCAGTCAATCGACGAAGTCGTGCACACAATCTTCGAAGCCATCGTCCTCGTCGTGATCGTGGTGTTCGTATTCCTGCAAAACTGGCGGGCGACGATCATCCCGGTGTTGGCCATCCCGATTTCCCTCATCGGTACCTTCACGATCCTCGCCGTCTTCGGGGTTTCGATCAACAATTTGTCGCTGTTCGGTCTCGTCCTCGCGGTCGGTATCGTCGTCGACGACGCGATCGTCGTGGTGGAAAATGTCGAGCGCAACATGCAAGCGGGCATGTCGCCGCGCGAGGCCGCGCACCAGACGATGACCGACGTCTCGACGGCATTGATCGCCATCGCGTTGACGCTCTGCGCCGTTTTCGTTCCCGCTGCTTTCATTTCCGGGATCGGCGGTCTGTTCTTCAAGCAGTTCGCAATCACGATCTCGGCCTCGACCGTGATCTCGTGTTTCGTCTCTCTGACGCTGAGCCCCGCCCTGTGCGCCGTCCTGCTCAAGCCGCATCCGACCGGCGAGCACGCCAAGCCGCGTGGTCTCGGCCGGATCACGCGTGCCGTATTCGGCCGCTTCAACCACGGCTTTGAGTGGCTGTCGTCTGCGTATGGCAAGTTGACCGCGCGTTTCGTCCGCGTCACCGCCATCATCGCCCTCGTCTACGTCGCGCTGATCGGTCTCACGGGTTTCCAGATGTCGCGGATGCCCACGGGCTTCATCCCCGAGCAGGACATTGGCTACCTGGTCGTGGTCATTCAGCTTCCGCCTGGATCGAGCCTTGCCCGCACGGACGAGGTTGTCCGTCAGGTGAACGACATCGCGCTCAACATTCCGGGAATGGAGCATACCTCGCCGGTCACTGGTTTCGACGTTACGACGAACACGGTCGCGCCGAACGCCGGCACGATCTTTGTCGCGCTGCCGTCGCTCTATGGAAAGAATATTCCGGGCGTGAACGCTGCGGCGATGCTCAAGATCCTTCGCGAGAAGCTCGCCGTCTTGAAGGACGCCTATGTCATCGCGGTCATGCCGCCGCCCGTGCAGGGCCTCGGCTCGGCAGGCGGTTTCAAGCTGATGCTCGAGGATCGCGGCGGTCTTGGAGCCCAGGCGCTCGCCAAAGCCGCAAACGATCTCGTCGCGGCCGCGAACAAGGATCCGACGTTCGCGGGCGTGTTCACCCTCTATAATGCCGGATCGCCGTCGCTCTTCGCCGACATCGATCGGTTGAAGGCGGAGAAAGTCGGTCTGACGCCGACCGACGTGTTCTCGACGCTGCAGCTCTATATCGGCTCGCAATACGTCAACGACTTCAACTACCTCGGCCGCACCTTCCAGGTGATTGCGCAAGCCGCCGGGCAGTTCCGCGGAACGCCGGACGACATCGCGCGTCTGAAAGTGCGCAACACCGCCGGCGAGATGGTGCCGATCGGCTCGGTCGCGACCTTCCGCAACGAGACGGCGCCTTACCGAGTCCCCCGCCACAATCTCTACCCCGCAGCCGAGATCATGGGAGCGGCCGGAGCGGGCATTTCTTCGGGCACGGCTATGACGCGGATGGAGGAGCTGGCCAAGCAGGCGCTTCCGATGGGTGTCGCGTTCGAGTGGACCGAACTGTCGTATCAGGAGAAGCAGCAGGGCACGCCAACGATCCTCGTCTTCGCGGCGGCCGCGCTCTTCGTCTTCCTCGTCCTGGCCGCTCAGTACGAAAGCTGGAAGACGCCGCTGTCGATCGTGCTGATCCTGCCGATGTGCCTTCTCACCGCAGCCGCCGGCTTGCAGCTGCGCGGTATGCCGATCGACATCCTGGCGCAAATCGGGTTCGTCGTGCTGGTAGGCCTCGCCGCAAAGAATGCGATCCTCATCGTCGAGTTCGCCCGGCAAGAGCAGGCGCGGGGCGAGTCGCCCGAACAGGCGGCGGTCGGCGCGGCGAAGACACGCCTTCGGCCGATCCTCATGACGTCGTTTGCATTCATCCTGGGCGTCTTGCCGCTCGCGACCGCGACCGGCGCCGGCGCCGAGATGCGGCAATCGCTCGGAACCGCCGTGTTCTTCGGGATGCTCGGGGTGACGATCTTCGGGCTTCTCTTCACGCCGGCCTTCTATGTGATGATCCAGAGGTTCCGGGCAAAGAAGGCAGATGCGGTGGAGGAGGCTTCGGTTTCCCAATCCGCTTGA
- a CDS encoding efflux RND transporter periplasmic adaptor subunit: MSDNLLKAPVDSAATNKSSHRKMLRWQLPLLALLIAGGVGGFAYFSQEASHASVPPAAPLAAVTVINPLQRDVEARLGAIGQFSAINRVELRAQVGGTLSEIHFEDGQIVHKGDLLFVVDPRPYEIKLGQANAALESAKSRHRLATNQLERTQALLKTGNSTREIFDQRVSEQQAAQAAIDDAQSRIRDAQLDLEYTKVTAPFTGRIGARQVSVGGLIAGSRAATSPTTLLATLVSLDPIYLDFDMSEQDYLTFQRQRQKQAGPLDNKAEASLSDETSYGYQGALNFLDNTVNRSSGTIHARATFKNPDLFLAPGQFARVRIGLTAPAPALLVPDASVLADQSSHIVLTVSDKNVVVPKPVELGDLRDGLRVVRSGLAPTDRVIVDGIPAARPGSVVDPRVAPSKVAWNKTATE, translated from the coding sequence ATGAGCGACAATCTTCTGAAAGCCCCGGTCGACAGCGCAGCGACCAATAAATCCAGCCATCGCAAGATGTTGCGCTGGCAGCTCCCGCTTCTCGCTCTGCTCATCGCCGGTGGCGTGGGCGGGTTTGCATATTTCAGCCAGGAGGCCTCCCATGCCTCGGTGCCCCCCGCGGCTCCACTAGCGGCCGTGACCGTCATCAACCCCTTGCAGCGCGACGTCGAAGCGCGCCTCGGAGCGATCGGTCAGTTCTCGGCCATCAATCGGGTCGAGCTGCGCGCCCAGGTCGGCGGCACGCTCTCCGAGATCCACTTTGAAGACGGGCAGATTGTCCATAAGGGCGACCTCTTGTTTGTCGTCGACCCTCGGCCCTATGAGATCAAGCTCGGCCAGGCGAATGCCGCGCTCGAATCTGCCAAGTCGCGTCACAGGCTCGCGACCAACCAGCTGGAGCGGACGCAAGCTCTACTCAAGACCGGCAACTCGACTCGGGAAATCTTCGACCAGCGCGTTTCAGAGCAGCAGGCCGCCCAAGCCGCGATCGACGACGCTCAATCGCGCATCCGCGACGCACAGCTCGATCTCGAATACACCAAGGTGACGGCGCCCTTCACGGGCCGCATCGGCGCCCGGCAGGTCTCAGTAGGCGGCCTGATTGCCGGCAGCCGCGCCGCCACGAGCCCGACGACGCTGCTCGCGACGCTCGTCTCGCTCGACCCGATCTACCTCGACTTCGACATGAGCGAGCAGGACTACCTGACCTTCCAGCGGCAGCGCCAGAAGCAAGCCGGCCCGCTCGACAACAAGGCCGAGGCATCGCTGAGCGATGAAACCAGCTATGGCTACCAGGGCGCACTCAACTTCCTCGACAACACGGTCAATCGCTCGAGCGGCACGATTCATGCTCGCGCGACATTCAAGAACCCCGATCTCTTCCTGGCACCCGGACAGTTTGCCCGTGTTCGCATCGGCTTGACCGCTCCGGCCCCCGCGCTCCTCGTGCCCGACGCTTCGGTTCTTGCGGATCAGTCGTCGCATATCGTCCTTACCGTCAGCGACAAGAACGTCGTCGTGCCGAAGCCCGTAGAGCTCGGTGACCTGCGCGACGGCCTGCGCGTCGTCCGCTCGGGTCTCGCTCCCACTGACAGGGTCATTGTCGACGGTATCCCGGCGGCTCGTCCCGGCTCGGTCGTCGACCCGCGCGTTGCGCCGTCCAAGGTCGCGTGGAACAAGACCGCGACCGAATGA
- a CDS encoding TetR/AcrR family transcriptional regulator has product MKLFWDNGYEGTTFEELISKMSISPSTFYNSFGSKERLYREATENFMDYAQNWIQGALSEEGATTREAFAHLLESAAEQFTREDLPRGCMVSLSGTHQAPDLVPIRDMMVEYRAASEVYLADRIRKGIRDGDMPSTIDVDALAAFIHAIVRGMAVQARDGASRAKLENIGRVAMEAWPEASKVAE; this is encoded by the coding sequence ATGAAGCTGTTTTGGGACAATGGCTACGAGGGCACGACCTTCGAGGAGCTCATCTCCAAGATGAGCATCAGCCCGTCGACCTTTTATAACTCGTTCGGCAGCAAGGAGCGCCTCTACCGCGAGGCGACCGAGAACTTCATGGATTATGCCCAGAACTGGATCCAGGGCGCGCTGTCAGAGGAAGGTGCGACGACGCGCGAAGCCTTTGCGCATCTCCTGGAGTCGGCTGCGGAGCAGTTCACCCGCGAGGACTTGCCGCGCGGTTGCATGGTTTCGCTGTCGGGGACGCATCAGGCGCCCGACCTCGTGCCGATCCGCGACATGATGGTCGAGTATCGCGCGGCGTCCGAGGTCTACCTCGCCGACCGGATCCGAAAGGGAATCCGTGACGGCGACATGCCGAGCACGATCGATGTCGATGCGCTTGCCGCCTTTATCCACGCGATCGTTCGCGGAATGGCCGTTCAGGCCCGGGATGGAGCAAGCCGCGCGAAGCTTGAGAACATCGGCCGGGTTGCGATGGAAGCCTGGCCAGAAGCGAGCAAAGTGGCTGAGTGA
- a CDS encoding MFS transporter, which produces MANRNTNLTNPPVEAVVDAISATPGFFGWRVVAAAFTVAVFGWGTGFYGPPVYLEVVRQSRGWPIALISGAVTLHFLVGLALIPNLPGLYRRFGLPIVTVAGGVVMAIGVLGWALANAPWQLYAAAFLSGIGWSVLGAVAVNAIVSPWFAAKRPLALGVAFNGGSVGGVIFSPFWVALIDRIGFPAAALVVSAAMLATLGALAVFVLTRTPEGLNQAPDGGPFTAAVLFAGAPAETAAPPARLRLFRDRAFLTLCIGMTLALFAQTGLVAHLVSVLAPTLGRQGAGLAAGASGVAAVVGRVAVGWRASGTSNWRAIASYSLVAQALGCGVFLLAHGSSPALLVFGVVLFGLGVGNAISVPPVIANLEFTKGDAARAVALIVAISQGAYAIAPAVFGLFRELWSDQIIFVASVAIQVAAIVAYLLGAGRASPPHAAID; this is translated from the coding sequence GTGGCCAATCGCAACACAAATCTGACCAACCCGCCGGTGGAGGCGGTGGTCGACGCGATCAGCGCTACGCCTGGCTTCTTCGGCTGGCGGGTCGTCGCCGCAGCTTTCACCGTCGCGGTGTTCGGCTGGGGCACCGGCTTCTACGGCCCGCCCGTCTATCTCGAGGTCGTGCGCCAATCGCGAGGCTGGCCGATCGCGCTCATCTCAGGCGCCGTGACCCTGCATTTCCTGGTCGGCCTCGCCCTCATCCCGAACCTGCCCGGCCTTTATCGGCGCTTCGGACTGCCGATCGTCACCGTCGCTGGCGGTGTCGTCATGGCGATCGGCGTTCTGGGCTGGGCCCTGGCGAACGCGCCGTGGCAGCTCTACGCGGCGGCGTTCTTGTCCGGTATCGGATGGTCCGTCCTCGGCGCGGTCGCCGTCAACGCCATCGTCTCCCCCTGGTTTGCCGCCAAACGTCCTTTGGCGCTAGGCGTGGCATTCAACGGTGGCAGCGTCGGAGGCGTAATCTTCTCGCCCTTCTGGGTCGCCTTGATCGACAGGATCGGCTTCCCGGCCGCGGCACTGGTGGTTAGTGCGGCGATGCTCGCCACTCTCGGCGCGTTGGCAGTCTTCGTGCTGACGCGAACACCGGAGGGCCTGAACCAGGCCCCCGACGGCGGCCCCTTCACCGCTGCGGTTCTTTTCGCCGGCGCGCCCGCTGAAACGGCCGCCCCGCCTGCCCGCCTCCGCCTTTTCCGCGATCGCGCCTTTCTCACGCTATGCATCGGAATGACCCTGGCCCTGTTCGCGCAAACCGGGCTGGTGGCGCACCTCGTCTCGGTGCTCGCGCCCACGCTCGGAAGGCAAGGCGCTGGGCTTGCCGCTGGCGCGTCTGGCGTGGCGGCCGTCGTCGGCCGCGTCGCCGTCGGCTGGCGCGCATCGGGCACCTCGAACTGGCGCGCTATCGCGTCATACAGCCTTGTTGCGCAAGCGCTGGGATGCGGCGTGTTTCTCCTCGCGCACGGAAGCAGTCCGGCCCTCCTCGTGTTCGGTGTCGTGCTCTTCGGCCTTGGGGTCGGTAATGCCATCTCTGTTCCGCCGGTGATCGCCAATCTCGAATTTACCAAGGGAGACGCTGCCCGGGCTGTGGCGTTGATCGTCGCCATCTCGCAGGGCGCTTATGCCATCGCTCCCGCCGTGTTCGGTCTCTTCCGCGAACTTTGGTCTGACCAGATCATATTCGTCGCATCGGTTGCGATTCAGGTCGCGGCGATTGTCGCTTATCTCTTAGGCGCAGGGCGCGCCTCGCCGCCGCACGCGGCCATCGACTAG